The stretch of DNA CGCTGGGCGTGTTCGTTCTCGAGGCGATAGAACACGCGTGTGCCGTCCTGCCGCGCGGCCACTATCCGTCCCAGACGCATTTTCGCCAGGTGCTGGGACACGGCCGCCGGCGATTTGTGGACCATTTCCGCCAACTGGTGCACGGGCAGTTCACCGTCCCGGAGCGCAAGGATGATCCGCACACGGGTTGCGTCGGCGAGCATTGCGAACACCTCAACTGCCAGTTCCACAAACTGGCTGTCGGGTTCGCGACCGCGTATCCGGTTATCTGCATTCATGCGCATATTCTGACACACTACCGGTGGACGGCGCCTTCCGGCCTCTAGCCTTGGCGCTGGCGACAACCAGCCCTGCGACGAAGTGTTCACCCCCGGTCCAACAACCCGCCCCGGGCAGTCCATCTCGCCCTCCTAGCGTGGTCGAGTCGCCGGCACAGCGCCGGTAACAGTCACCCAGGAGGAACCATTTCCATGCGCGCACCCCTGACTGCCGCGGCCGCTGCCGCCCTCATCGCCGCTCTGGCGAGCCCCGCCGTCGCCGCTTCCACCCCCGAGACTGGCCCCGCGCCGTCGTCGGACGCTGCCGTAAAAGCAACAGCCAGCATCAAGACCAACGAGAGCAACGGCTCCTTCGACCTGCAGGCGCA from Arthrobacter sp. B3I9 encodes:
- a CDS encoding metalloregulator ArsR/SmtB family transcription factor, with translation MNADNRIRGREPDSQFVELAVEVFAMLADATRVRIILALRDGELPVHQLAEMVHKSPAAVSQHLAKMRLGRIVAARQDGTRVFYRLENEHAQRLVTDAIFQAEHSLGGTPRHHHAESREQE